One Nodularia sp. LEGE 06071 DNA segment encodes these proteins:
- a CDS encoding MBOAT family O-acyltransferase gives MNFISIFYGVFLLSVLGIYWSVANHKLRMWTLLIASLVFYGSLNVQYIPLLLVLTFINFRVGLEIGNNTTHGKYAVDWQLSNEEWQFAQTDWNRRRLKLLWLGVSLNVLLLLSFKYLPAFFKYVFNLQINSPDSAFKLIAPLGISFFTFECIAYLVDVYRGAPATKHFLKFATYKLFFAKLISGPITRYHNLSSQLQKPHFPSAEGVTEALWLISQGAVKKGILADNLGIFVDLCFGNLQRAGSTDLWLATFAYGLQLYLDFSGYVDIARGSALLFGLVLPENFNFPYFSTSIAEFWRRWHMTLGDWLRNYVYFPLGGSRQGLTRTCWNLFIVMLIAGIWHGSAWGFIVWGIFHGLALGLHRLTDVISDRFETLTHFWQNPLGIVVAWFLTQLMVFISWIWFRLPNLQDSAWVIQHLWGHSADAQFLQKVYVESLNMNQYQLTSLLVILALFMSIIYAFNSRLKLEFNWPVKLVFVPLCLYSVWLLAPDGSLPYIYFDF, from the coding sequence TATTATTGGTACTGACTTTTATTAATTTTCGTGTGGGGCTAGAGATTGGCAACAATACCACACACGGAAAATATGCTGTTGACTGGCAACTTTCTAACGAAGAGTGGCAATTTGCCCAAACCGATTGGAATCGTCGTCGGCTCAAGTTATTGTGGCTGGGTGTAAGTTTAAATGTTTTATTGTTATTGAGCTTTAAATATCTACCCGCTTTCTTTAAATATGTTTTTAATCTGCAAATCAATTCACCAGATTCTGCCTTTAAATTAATTGCACCTTTGGGGATTTCATTTTTCACTTTTGAGTGCATTGCTTATTTAGTAGATGTTTATCGTGGTGCGCCAGCTACTAAACACTTCCTCAAATTTGCTACCTATAAATTATTCTTTGCTAAACTGATTTCTGGCCCAATTACTCGTTATCACAACCTATCATCTCAATTGCAGAAACCACACTTCCCCTCTGCTGAGGGCGTAACAGAAGCACTGTGGTTAATTTCTCAGGGCGCAGTCAAAAAAGGAATTTTGGCAGATAACTTGGGAATTTTTGTTGATTTATGTTTTGGCAATCTACAACGGGCGGGTAGCACTGATCTGTGGTTGGCGACATTTGCCTATGGCTTACAGTTATATTTGGATTTCAGTGGTTATGTAGACATCGCTCGTGGGAGTGCTTTACTCTTCGGCTTAGTTTTACCTGAGAATTTCAACTTTCCTTATTTCAGCACCAGCATTGCTGAATTTTGGCGGCGCTGGCACATGACTTTAGGCGATTGGTTACGAAACTATGTCTATTTTCCTTTGGGTGGTTCGCGTCAAGGCTTGACTCGCACCTGCTGGAATTTGTTTATTGTGATGCTAATCGCTGGGATCTGGCACGGTTCAGCCTGGGGTTTTATCGTTTGGGGTATATTCCACGGTTTAGCGTTGGGGCTGCATCGACTCACAGATGTGATTAGCGATCGCTTTGAAACTTTGACACATTTCTGGCAAAATCCTCTGGGTATAGTTGTCGCTTGGTTTTTAACCCAACTGATGGTTTTTATCTCTTGGATTTGGTTCCGCCTCCCCAATCTCCAGGATTCTGCTTGGGTAATTCAGCACCTCTGGGGTCATTCTGCCGATGCCCAGTTTTTGCAGAAAGTTTATGTAGAATCCTTGAATATGAACCAATATCAGCTGACTTCGTTGCTGGTCATCCTAGCTCTATTTATGAGTATAATTTATGCCTTTAATAGCAGGCTGAAGTTAGAGTTTAACTGGCCTGTAAAGCTGGTCTTTGTACCGCTATGCCTTTACTCAGTGTGGTTATTAGCTCCTGACGGGAGCTTACCTTATATTTACTTTGATTTTTAA